The window CAGTTGCAGACTTCAACTTTGGGGATTCATTTTCTGCCAATGCTTACTCTCCACCCACTGTCTCCAGTGCTCAATCTCCAGCAAACTCCCAGTTTTTGCCTCAAGAACTGTCAACTCCAAATCAGGAAAGTGATATATTGGCAGATATCCTTCCACCGTCTGAACATGCAGATGGTGTAGCGGCACAGGCAGCCTTTTCAGCACCAACTAGCCACTCAGTTCCACCAGTTGCTACATATGGCCAATCAACACAGCCAGGTGCTAATATCTATGGTCAGCAGGCACAATCAGGTGCTAATATCTACAGCCAATCCGGACAGCCAAGTGCTAATCCTTATGTTCAACCCGGACAGCCAAGTGCTAATCCTTATGGCCAACAGGCACAGCCAAGCGCTAATCCATATGGCCAATCTGTGCAGCCAAGCGTTAATCCATATGGCCAATCTGCACAGCCAAGCGCTAATCCATATGGCCAACCTTCACAACCAAGTGCTAATCCTTATGGCCAACCCACACAACCAAGTTCAAATAATAcatatggtaattttaaccaaCAGACAGTGTCTATGCCCCCTCAAAGTGCAGGATCTGCTGCACTGAGCAGGAATGGGAGCTTAATCTCTCAGACAGGTTCTAACATTCCTGTCAGTTCACACATGGCTGCCCAACCTCAAAACCCTGCTGGACCGGCTGCACAGTTTAACACTGGAAATTTCCTTTCACAGCAGGGTTCAGTCGTGCCAGTTACTTCACAGATTACTCAACAAGCCACAAATGCACCAGTTGCACAAAGTAACAATGATGTCCTAGGTGGCTTATTCTCACAACCAGGAATAAACACTTCAATGGTACCACAGACTGGTAGTCCCTCTTCAACAGGAGCACTTTCTATAGTTCCACAACCATCAAAGGACAAATTTGAGCCTAAGTCAGCGGTTTGGGCTGATACATTGAGTAGAGGACTGGTCAATTTGAATATATCTGGACGTAAGTACTCACTTTTCCCCTAGTAAAAAAGGTCATGAAGTCTGTACCTTTTCCACAagaattaactttattttattttctgtaCACAGCTAAAATAAACCCATTGGCTGATATTGGAATTGACTTTGATGCTATCAATCGGAAGGAAAGGAGGATGGAAAAGCCTGCTCCGACTGCAGTGACATCTACTGTCACCATGGGTAAAGCTATGGGATCGGGGTCTGGGATTGGTCGTGCTGGTGCTAGCGCTCTCAGACCTCCACCAAATCCTATGATGGGTTCTGGCATGGGCATGGGCATGGGTATGGGCATGGGGATGGGAATGGGAATGAGCGGCGGTCCTGTTGGTGGCATGGGTGTAGGAGGTTATGGTGGTATGAATCAACAACCTATGGGCATGGGAATGGGGATGAACAACATGGGCATGAATCCAGGCATGGGGATGAATATGGGAATGGGGCAAGGGGTCCAAATGCAACCCCAAACTGGAATGCCTGGCAGTTATAACCCTGTGATGGGTTCAGGGGGCTATTCTCAACAGCCATATGGTGGTGGTTACCGATGAGATTGGGGTGCCTCCCCATACAAATGAGGGAAGTTATTATATGCTTCGGATATACAGAGTAAAAGAGATTGGAATAGCAAACCCGGTGTCCCTGTCGAATCCATGAGTCAACGATGTAATTTTGTAGTCACAATTCTCTTGGCAGTGGCCTGATGCCAGCCCATGTTTATTCATTTCTATTATTTCTCATTCTTGCTTAAGCTATTGCACACATTTGGGGCCACGGGAGTCTTTTGCTTCATTGCTGGTTTGAGCTGTTGTGAAATTGTGTAGCAGAGAGGACGACCTTTCACAGGTTGccattttctcattcttccatagaatatatacatattttttgCACCTGTTTGAGTATTTGTAGTATGTCTGGCTACACTATGAAACAATAAATctaatcattcattttttttccccaTCATTTAGTTTCCCGTCAGCAACAGTAGTAATTTCAGTATATTCACAAGGAAGAAGCAGAGGAGTGAATCAGTTGGACACTTCTATCAACACTGCCTGTTAGAAAAGCAAGTTTGATTATGGATGTGATCCGATCCGATAGGATAagaagttatatattttaagtatCGAAGTTAGCACGGCATTTCTTGGTTTAAGACGGTGAAGTCATATATTTCTTAGAATTACAGTCAATGTGAAGAACTTACACATTATAAATGATTAAGCTTCCACCTAATAATGTAAGGTTGAAGATTAGTCTGGAATGGAGAACATTTTCATGTTTTGTAGTTTCAGTTGAAACCACCAGCGCCAGCCTTGCCAGCAGTAAGTTTTTGCCATGGAAAGAGTTTCATGCAGGTCAGGAGTAGGTGCACTAAGTTCTTGCCACAACCAAATCAAACCAACACGGTTATGAGGGCAAAGCTTAACAATATATTAGATTTTTGGTAAGGAGGAACTTGCATCTAACTTATATGTAAAACACTATGCTACAGttaacaaaatatttgaattaacACCATAATTTTCCCTTATACAGACTGTTATGATAGCATCAGGCTGAACAAGAGACACAGAATTGTCACAAGAAATGCAAAAagcttgattttgaaaaactcCATGAGAGAGGAATGCAATGTCCTCAGAACTTCCCTTCTGATggtataaataaattatggtTTGATCAGTTTGTTCAACATAGGCTTGCAGAGTATGATTTCTGTGGCCTGGTTCTAACAAAGTAACGTATAAAAGAAACTAGAACACACTTCGGAACTCTTAAGGAAGCCTTAACCTGGGGTTAGTGTTGCAATACAAATCCAATGGACCTCCCCTTGCTACCTTCACGATCACATCTCCAAATTTTCAGATGTAACAAAAAATCTACCTGTTAAAAAAGAAGCTCAAGTGTCAATAGCAAATATGCCAAGATAGTACAGCCAGGGTATCTGTTGAATAATTCTGACAAAACTATCTATCAAAGCTTCATAAAGCCTCAAATCATTTTGTGAACATGTAACAATAATGTGGTGATGGTGGAGGTGTTGTTTTAGCCATAATTAGGTGGTATTCTTTAAATGGGATTATTATATAAGCCTTTCTCTTCTATCTGAATCTAGACTTTCAGGCCTAACAAGCGATTAGAGCATCTTAGAATTGAAAGTTCTCTTTTAAAGAAACCTAAAAGGTACCTTTAACTGTAGAATCTTGAAAGTTCAATTACAATGGGATCATTCAAGAAAGACTTGAATCCTGTCACCCATTGTATCATTAAAATCCAATAGCAGCTTCCCCCCTACTTCCTCAGCAGCATCATCCAACAATGCCTTGATGTTTACACCCCCCAAAGCTGTGCAGAAAAGAGATCAAACTCTTTACAGTAATTTTCTCAAGAACTCATCTGAAAAGATAGTAATTGTAAATATGTAAAACAACAACATACCTGGAACAATGTTTGTGACTCCTTCCAAAAACCCAGCCTGTGGGAAAAGGGAGAAGGTAAAAGGAAAGATGATAGTCATTTCCATAAAAAGATACTTTAATTAGACATGATGATGACACCTGATATGGAATGTTCTAAAACTGATCAGAACAAAGGCCTATTTCTAAATGTAAATATCAAAGACCAAAGCACTGCCACGAAAGGTAGTACAGCCTAATACTATTCACATGGAATTCAGATTTACCTGTATGCAAATATATCAGGATATGCGGATGAATTGGTGCTCAAACATTATGTCCTTTCCAAAGTTTCAGAAACATTGGAAATATGTTTTGAAGATCTTTGCAAAAGATGAAACTGGTAAGGGTTATACTTATATATACCCAGGCCTACTGGGCAACaaataaagagaagaaaagcaaATTGCAATGTTATCAATCAGTATCAACAGCAGCTTTAAGTGACAAGTCAGCATCTTTTTAGCATATTGATACATATCATTTCACTATCTGTAGCTATAAATGTGTGTTAAATTCATAGATTGAACAGTATTTCCTTCACATTCTTCGGTAAAAGATCCAACTAAAACATACTTATCAACTAAACATGGTGCATTacaggattttttttttcaattatcaaattatttaacTAGTAGAAGAATAACTTTGTAATGCATTAAGATTCACTAAAGTGTTCATGCCAACTAAACAGCTGGGATTATCTAATCCTTCTTGCATGCTACACAACCCAAATAAATTTTGACATATAAAAGCAGCACTTAATTTCAGGAAATTATGATTGCGGTTATGGCATGTTTAGTTTGAATCATAAACCAGCATTTTTAACGTCAACTGAAAGACAAGCAACCGAATTAACATGGTATCTATCCTCAAAGCAGAAGACTTACAGGAATTCTAACATCAAGTTTCTCAAATCCATCTCTTCCAGTAATCTTGATTCTCAACGTCCGAGACCAGATCCCAGAAAAAGGACCCCTTGAACCATCTGCACCATAGTTATTGTATACATCAGGAGTTATCACCTCGACAACTGGATCTTGAGGACTTTGACCTCTTTGTTCCGAGTCATCTTGAACCCTTTGTATACTGTATGCATTACTGCTCACTGACACATAAACCATGTTTTTTGGATTAGGAAGACAAGACAACAATTTTGCATTATTCTCAAAAATGACTCTGGGCTTAATTTGGGAGACAGAATTGGCCATCCTGAACCAagaatttagttaaaattaagTAAAACTACAAGTCATAGCATCAAAGAAGGTAGAACAAGTACAAAAGTCTATagcccatttttttttaattttataaaaacaaataaaagaacaaGTTCTGAATGAAAGTTTTTTAGGCTATAGAACCAATTCTGGTCATTGCAATTTTAGCTCaatgatattaaaaaaaaggaacaaacTTCACATGAAAGATGGGAGAGAC is drawn from Theobroma cacao cultivar B97-61/B2 chromosome 4, Criollo_cocoa_genome_V2, whole genome shotgun sequence and contains these coding sequences:
- the LOC18602520 gene encoding clathrin interactor EPSIN 3 isoform X2; this encodes MATRNYHEYQMIMAVIWKRINDTGKNWRHVYKALTVLEYLVAHGSERVIDDIREHAYQISTLSDFQYIDSSGRDQGNNVRKKSQSLVVLVNDKERIIEVRQKAAANRDKFRNTSTGGMYRPGSGGYGDRYDYDRYGSREDDQNGYGRDREYGYRDDDRYGRYGDSNSRDGDRYGRDYEDRYSRDGYRDDDYRGRSRSVDDYQYGTRSRSSDRDRAVDDDGASSRGSGARGDEHSQDGRRLERRFSEQNIGAPPNYEEAVSESRSPVHSERDGETSVAAAPRASSPPASNNPNQAASDFGNSMSPANQVVEAFDEFDPRGSVSAAPTTAPAATATPATAVPTATMSAEIDLLGVLSDSLAIVPTTPATPSGEADALENSGAIPNFAANQSASNFENQGFDDPFGDGPFKAFPSTDATPALQQTSTAMPTFQPTMNQNAEIPQPPSVNPETVADFNFGDSFSANAYSPPTVSSAQSPANSQFLPQELSTPNQESDILADILPPSEHADGVAAQAAFSAPTSHSVPPVATYGQSTQPGANIYGQQAQSGANIYSQSGQPSANPYVQPGQPSANPYGQQAQPSANPYGQSVQPSVNPYGQSAQPSANPYGQPSQPSANPYGQPTQPSSNNTYGNFNQQTVSMPPQSAGSAALSRNGSLISQTGSNIPVSSHMAAQPQNPAGPAAQFNTGNFLSQQGSVVPVTSQITQQATNAPVAQSNNDVLGGLFSQPGINTSMVPQTGSPSSTGALSIVPQPSKDKFEPKSAVWADTLSRGLVNLNISGPKINPLADIGIDFDAINRKERRMEKPAPTAVTSTVTMGKAMGSGSGIGRAGASALRPPPNPMMGSGMGMGMGMGMGMGMGMSGGPVGGMGVGGYGGMNQQPMGMGMGMNNMGMNPGMGMNMGMGQGVQMQPQTGMPGSYNPVMGSGGYSQQPYGGGYR